The DNA window ACGGATCCTGCGACGTCAAATCGATTCATTAAAGCAAGAAATCGAGCAAGTGGCTAAACAGCGCCATACACAACGGGGATTGAGAATCCGTACTGAAATACCGACATTTGCCATAGTGGGTTATACGAATGTAGGTAAGTCCACACTTCTTAGAGCGCTAACGCAAGCTGATGTTTTAGTAGAGGATAAGTTATTTGCAACTCTTGATACCACAACTCGTAAATTTATTTTGCCCAATAAACAGGCTATTTTATTAATTGATACCGTTGGATTTATTCGTAAGATTCCACATACACTCGTTGCAGCTTTTCGCAGTACGTTAGAAGAGGCTATTCACACCGATATTTTATTGCATCTAATTGATGTGAGTCATCCAATGGCTTTTTCTCAGGCAGAAGAAACTCTAGCTGTTTTAAAAGAACTAGGGGCTGAAGATAAGCCGATTATTACAGTGTTAAATAAAATCGATCTATGTCCTAATCACTCTATGTTAGCTAAATTTCGGATCTTATATCAGAAAACCGTGCCTATTTGTGCAGAAACAGGAGAAGGATTTGAGATTTTATTCGATAGCATGATGCGTGAAATTGCTCTTTTACGCAAAACAGTTCGAGTTAAGATTCCACAAAGTCATTATGCACTTGTTAGCGAATTGATGCGTTTAGGAAGAGTTCTTGAATGTGAGTATGAAGAAAATGATGTTGTAATGAAATTAGAAATACCAACTTCCTTAGAACATCGTCTGCAACCATTTTTACTGGATTAATTCATGACTTTAAAAGCAATTCCAGCAGAAGAGAGGCCCAGAGAGCGTTTAATGCGAGATGGGATTGATTCTCTTTCTTTAGCAGAGCTCATAGCTATTGTTTTAAGCAGTGGAACGCGAGGTAAGTCGGTTTTGAGTTTGTCAGAAGAGCTCATTGTACGATTTGGCAGCCTTGAGTATCTGTTAGATGCTTCTGTAATTGAACTTATGGAACTTAAGGGAATAGGACTTGCTAAAGCAATTCAGTTAAAAGCGGTTTTTGGTATCGCTCTGAAATGCCGTCGTCCTCAGTCTTTAAAAAAATACTCCATTCAATCGGTAGAAGAGGCCTATCTTTTAGCAAAAGGAGAAATTGGTCACTATTCTCAAGAAGTTTTATTAGTCATCTTGCGAGATGTGCGTGGGTTTTTAATTCACAGAGAACAGGTAGCAGTTGGAACACTATCTCAGGTATTGATCCATCCAAGGGAGGTATTTTATCCTGCTGTGCGCTATAAGGCTCATAGTATGATTTTGGCTCATAATCATCCCAGTGGGGATCCCACTCCATCTAAAGCTGATATTGAATTAACGAGGGTTCTTATGCAGTCTGGTCAGATTATGGGTATCGAGATTGATGACCATCTGATTATAGGTAGAGATCGTTTTGTTTCTTTAAAAGAACAAGGCGTTATGAATAGCTTTTCAAAATATTAATCTTTTTTAAAAGATAACTGTCTTTTCTTTATTTCTATCTATTTTTAGGCTTGTTTTAGTATACTTTTATCCACTATGAATCAGAAAAAAAAATTTAAAGTTGTCACTCTAGGCTGTCGTACCAACCAATACGAATCACAGGCTTATCAAGATCAACTGCTTACCTTAGGCTATAGTGAGGCCAAAGAAGCAGAGCAGGTGGATTTATGTATTGTTAATACTTGCACCGTTACAGAGTCAGCAGACAGCTCCAGCCGCTATCAAATTCGTCATTTGCATCGTAAATACCCCGATGCAAAGATTGTTGTTACAGGATGTCTTGTTGAGAGTGCAAAAGAGGCTCTGCAGGGAATGGGTGAAATAGATTGTATTGTGCCCAATAAAGATAAGGAAAATCTTCTCTCCTATGTATTTCCAGAACAAGAGATGCCAGAGTTTAAAATCTGTCAATTTGAAGCCCATACCCGAGCTTTTGTTAAAGTCCAAGATGGATGTAACTCCTTTTGCACGTATTGTATTATTCCTTATGTGCGGGGTCGCTCTCGCTCTCGAGATTTAACAGATATTTTGCAAGAAGTAAAAGGGTTAGTTGCTAATGGGTATAAAGAAATTGTTTTAACAGGGATTAATATTGGCGATTTTGAATCTACTGAAAAAATTCGTTTAGCAGATCTGGTTAGGCAAGTAGATGCAATAGAAGGAATACAAAGATTGCGTATCTCTTCGATTGATCCCGATGAGATAGATGAGGATTTAGCAGATGCTGTTTTACACTCAAAACACACCTGTGCTTCTATGCATGTTGTGCTGCAATCAGGATCAAACACCATTTTAAAACGTATGAACCGTAAATATACCAGAGAAATTTTTCTAGAAACAGTAGATAGACTACGTGGTGCAAACCCTGATTTTACCTTCACAACCGATGTCATAGTTGGTTTCCCAGGGGAAAGTGAACTAGACTTTCAAGATACCTTATCTGTAATGGACTACGTGCGTTTTGCAAAAGTACATATGTTTCCCTATAGTCCACGTCCAAGAACAAGAGCAGCTCTTTATCCTAACCGGATAGACCCAGCAGTTGTTAACATAAGAAAACAGCAAGTTTTACGCTTAGCTGAAGAA is part of the Candidatus Rhabdochlamydia sp. T3358 genome and encodes:
- the mtaB gene encoding tRNA (N(6)-L-threonylcarbamoyladenosine(37)-C(2))-methylthiotransferase MtaB, which produces MNQKKKFKVVTLGCRTNQYESQAYQDQLLTLGYSEAKEAEQVDLCIVNTCTVTESADSSSRYQIRHLHRKYPDAKIVVTGCLVESAKEALQGMGEIDCIVPNKDKENLLSYVFPEQEMPEFKICQFEAHTRAFVKVQDGCNSFCTYCIIPYVRGRSRSRDLTDILQEVKGLVANGYKEIVLTGINIGDFESTEKIRLADLVRQVDAIEGIQRLRISSIDPDEIDEDLADAVLHSKHTCASMHVVLQSGSNTILKRMNRKYTREIFLETVDRLRGANPDFTFTTDVIVGFPGESELDFQDTLSVMDYVRFAKVHMFPYSPRPRTRAALYPNRIDPAVVNIRKQQVLRLAEEHAYFLREKYVGRTLPVLIEKAEDISSGHTENFLQVMSQDKGLKSNDLVEMQLYENTPEGLLGRIV
- the hflX gene encoding GTPase HflX, yielding MAIDPASLELKNLHRAILVGVYSHSQQKALCNDYLSELERLCETYGWQVAARFACMLRKVDAATYLSKGKVEELVQMVIDLNADVVVFDDEISPHQQRNLEKLLKKAVIDRTELIIEVFAQRAQTREARLQIELAKARYQMPRLKRLWTHLSRQSAGGGAYLKGEGEKQIEIDRRILRRQIDSLKQEIEQVAKQRHTQRGLRIRTEIPTFAIVGYTNVGKSTLLRALTQADVLVEDKLFATLDTTTRKFILPNKQAILLIDTVGFIRKIPHTLVAAFRSTLEEAIHTDILLHLIDVSHPMAFSQAEETLAVLKELGAEDKPIITVLNKIDLCPNHSMLAKFRILYQKTVPICAETGEGFEILFDSMMREIALLRKTVRVKIPQSHYALVSELMRLGRVLECEYEENDVVMKLEIPTSLEHRLQPFLLD
- the radC gene encoding DNA repair protein RadC, translated to MTLKAIPAEERPRERLMRDGIDSLSLAELIAIVLSSGTRGKSVLSLSEELIVRFGSLEYLLDASVIELMELKGIGLAKAIQLKAVFGIALKCRRPQSLKKYSIQSVEEAYLLAKGEIGHYSQEVLLVILRDVRGFLIHREQVAVGTLSQVLIHPREVFYPAVRYKAHSMILAHNHPSGDPTPSKADIELTRVLMQSGQIMGIEIDDHLIIGRDRFVSLKEQGVMNSFSKY